One stretch of Lucilia cuprina isolate Lc7/37 chromosome 6, ASM2204524v1, whole genome shotgun sequence DNA includes these proteins:
- the LOC111678013 gene encoding histone-lysine N-methyltransferase 2C isoform X1, producing MDLEIGLDLDIDEYELTNFSNQQSSAPTSELGDAGSPSSSLLNEDLIQTNNINILLKQCNTTTSAGSSCANTFFSNSSFTSLLGNDPILPIAEDKPSINSKRGPGRPRKENPLLSFRAPTKQQLQQTKKKPIKDPFTQSTYLNTFVIESPNMGFAEESTSNKPATVTTVHNEELPYFAEKYPGKVCILCNLCERSSLGQGDMLKITVNGETLKTAFASTSEILKTQDENQENSTDSGRKKALSTIKTKVTVNNECVNELDNVGHDEVPSLENIIFEGCFVYIHSMCAMWSLQLKRIEEDFVPNFEEMVSKSITRKCSFCLRYGASINCRMSCQKNYHLPCAAAAGCFLIIESFQAFCVEHISQVPFIAVDTNIECRQCCGLGDIAKLIMCCSCGAHYHTNCIGLANFPDSRSGWNCSQCCKCLICRQTENNENRSVKCEQCQKIYHTTCLRPIISSVPKYGWKCNRCRVCSDCGARTPGAGASSRWHCHYTICDSCYQQRNKGFSCPICHKAYRAASHKEMVKCSKCNKFVHSTCDDEADLNIYHVKKETNPDYDYVCQPCKSGKHLMSFASTDSLTTSADGFPRDLEAEFYDKDSGADYTNMVDPLKISKKRISLKELNRGGKMGKLIMGKGILSQFNRKRSVRGKGRQLLMLNSSSTPSTSSDLNSSQCSEDDMSLEKKLVLCSAKDKFILMQDICVMCGALGTDQEACLIGCVQCGQCYHPHCANVTLSKTMLQKGWRCLDCTVCEGCGQKNDEGRLILCDECDISYHIYCMSPPLDAVPNGNWKCKWCAICQKCGRNSPGKNSSWFNGFLECGPCASQAACFVCNQSYNENELIIQCSSCERWSHCLCDNIKNEEEANAFNDVDYHCKICRKDIVTPKVQPAKVSQGEKCTQKEVANVKPSANDTIQDNNSGAPLTTASANATINEAFENTDNTFWIDGVCVSEQGFNMIRSLTTEIKRKRKLRTDVVQKDSGIMSSIDSVIAGNSTPTPGDGNDGNTTPVDKLPTPTYKDGMVWLGEDGSQPEGFSISTNEEGLNILRKKRQRNLQKLGIGGFNVRMRGIRKENEELYMGTLENPSLTDEKKKKIIKKKMKSKLCESYPSYLQEAFFGKPLLDNKESSRISFEDSDESDTGACFSSDNYKPNIKEANNSTTNIQIPSNQQQTMTQQGPENKPQVKIGIQQKLVNEISKPVTTMPSVGTTSTTTNTLETDQSDLTQNMQRNVLISSAKIEETLKAIKTEDIVSNMPTDFIANSNNNMGLNSIKMEMGGQYNNVNLIQNNNNVNMQHIQQNNNQIQQQTFMANNIGLNNQQQLQQQQQQQAQQQMQHQLQQQQIQHQQHQMQQQQHLQQQQQMQQRMQYQQTPYNTMNIQNKHPSQYLTQKSEDPMLSQIKVERDVMLAQATATSVSNDSQEMTQQLEEPVKEAAVAGTQKTAEKMRKDEDLGEMATISAVLYANTQHPELKHLYPNWNERCKQILKKWRSLSTEMKAPFLQHAKDNRSVLRLKRSQQEPEKMYFQQKSLKEQEQERVWKQHQAKNKETYSNKFNKNAFMGDYSRSEPTTPVVNSNANNNKQPQQPMFDMNIFTDNNPQNKMQSNLLGSANDNNMSSIIPNQLACDNNKSLTQLEQQDSFMSTLNQTIQQQQQSQQPQPTMDAVAKVFDSSKPDSALQLSERNDIFLTDKNWPGVSKLTDSKDPMTSGVEKLEADENAGLGDILGGFADGDDDDILKSLTAEIGDDFNILEYADPELDEFNGSQNLLNKLDFDENQKTI from the exons ATGGATTTGGAGATTGGATTAGATTTGGATATTGATGAGTATGAATTGACCAATTTCAGCAACCAGCAGTCATCGG CACCTACTTCTGAGTTGGGAGATGCTGGGTCACCATCATCATCTCTGTTAAATGAAGAtctaatacaaacaaataatattaatatcctACTCAAACAGTGCAATACAACTACTAGTGCGGGCAGTAGCTGTGCCAACACATTTTTTTCCAACAGCTCGTTTACATCATTACTGGGAAATGATCCTATTTTGCCTATAGCGGAAGATAAACCCTCAATTAACTCGAAACGTGGCCCGGGACGTCCACGAAAAGAAAATCCACTGTTATCGTTTCGTGCACCAACAAAGcaacaattacaacaaacaaaaaagaaaccgATTAAAGATCCATTTACTCAATCGACATATCTGAATACGTTTGTGATTGAAAGTCCAAACATGGGGTTTGCCGAAGAATCAACATCTAACAAACCAGCAACGGTGACGACCGTCCACAATGAGGAATTGCCTTATTTTGCTGAAAAATATCCTGGAAAAGTatgcattttatgcaatttatgtGAACGTAGTTCACTAGGACAGGGCGACATGCTAAAGATTACTGTCAATGGAGAAACTTTAAAAACCGCTTTCGCCTCAACATCcgaaatattaaaaactcaaGACGAAAATCAAGAGAACAGCACAGATAGTGGTCGCAAAAAGGCATTGTCTACCATCAAGACAAAAGTTACTGTTAATAATGAATGTGTAAATGAATTAGATAATGTAGGTCATGATGAAGTGCCTTCCCTTGAGAATATTATTTTTGAGGGATGTTTCGTATACATTCATAGTATGTGTGCTATGTGGTCACTGCAACTGAAACGCATCGAGGAAGATTTTGTGCCGAATTTTGAGGAAATGGTGTCCAAAAGTATTACTCGTAAATGTTCATTCTGTTTGCGGTATGGTGCCAGTATAAACTGTCGCATGAGTTGTCAGAAAAACTATCATTTGCCATGTGCTGCTGCGGCTGGATGTTTTCTTATAATTGAATCTTTTCAAGCATTTTGCGTTGAACATATAAGTCAAGTACCATTTATAG CAGTGGATACCAATATTGAGTGTCGCCAATGCTGCGGTTTGGGAGACATAGCAAAACTTATAATGTGTTGTAGCTGTGGCGCTCATTACCACACTAATTGTATAGGATTAGCAAACTTTCCTG ATTCTCGATCTGGCTGGAATTGTTCGCAATgttgtaaatgtttaatttgtcgTCAAAcggaaaacaatgaaaatcgtTCTGTTAAATGTGAGCAATGTCAAAAAATATACCATACTACATGTTTGAGACCCATTATATCATCTGTACCCAAGTATGGCTGGAAATGCAac CGCTGTCGAGTATGTAGTGACTGCGGTGCTCGCACACCAGGCGCTGGCGCTTCCTCTAGATGGCATTGTCACTACACGATTTGTGATTCTTGTTATCAACAACGTAATAAAGGTTTTTCGTGTCCTATTTGCCATAAGGCATACCGAGCAGCTTCCCATAAAGAAATGGTGAAATGCAGCAAATGTAACAA GTTCGTTCACAGCACTTGTGACGATGAAgcagatttaaatatttaccatGTAAAAAAGGAAACGAATCCAGATTATGATTATGTTTGCCAACCATGTAAGTCGGGTAAGCATTTAATGTCTTTTGCCTCCACCGATTCTTTAACCACATCAGCTGATGGATTTCCGCGAGATTTGGAAGCGGAATTTTATGACAAGGACAGTGGAGCTGATTATACCAATATGGTAGATCcgttgaaaatttccaaaaaacgTATAAGTCTTAAGGAGTTGAATCGTGGCGGAAAAATGGGTAAACTGATTATGGGAAAGGGAATTCTCAGTCAGTTCAATCGTAAACGTAGTGTACGTGGCAAGGGAAGACAATTGTTAATGTTGAACTCTTCGTCAACTCCCTCTACGAGTAGTGATTTGAATAGTTCTCAATGCTCCGAAGATGATATGTCGTTGGAAAAGAAATTGGTTTTATGTTCGGCTAAAGACAAATTTATTCTCATGCAAGATATTTGTGTCATGTGTGGTGCCTTAGGTACAGACCAAGAAGCATGTTTGATTGGATGTGTTCAATGTGGCCAATGTTATCACCCACACTGTGCCAATGTAACGCTTTCAAAAACAATGCTTCAAAAGGGCTGGCGTTGCTTAGACTGCACAGTATGTGAAGGTTGTGGACAGAAGAATGATGAAGGTAGGCTAATATTATGCGACGAATGTGATATTTCCTACCACATCTACTGCATGAGTCCACCATTAGACGCTGTACCTAATGGTAATTGGAAATGTAAATGGTGTGCTATTTGTCAAAAATGTGGTCGCAATTCACCGGGTAAGAACTCGTCCTGGTTTAATGGCTTTTTAGAGTGTGGACCCTGTGCAAGCCAAGCTGCTTGTTTTGTCTGTAATCAATCGTATAATGAAAATGAACTAATCATACAATGTAGTAGTTGTGAACGCTGGTCACACTGCCTATGCgacaatataaaaaatgaagaaGAAGCTAACGCTTTTAATGATGTTGATTATCATTGTAAAATATGCCGCAAGGACATTGTTACACCGAAAGTTCAACCAGCAAAGGTGTCACAAGGTGAAAAATGTACTCAGAAAGAAGTGGCAAATGTTAAACCATCGGCCAATGATACAATACAAGACAATAATAGTGGTGCTCCACTAACAACCGCTTCTGCAAATGCAACTATAAATGAAGCTTTCGAAAACACGGACAACACATTCTGGATAGATGGCGTTTGCGTTAGCGAACAAGGATTCAATATGATTCGCTCTCTGACTacggaaataaaaagaaaacgcaAATTACGTACGGATGTTGTACAGAAAGACTCAGGTATTATGTCATCCATAGATTCGGTAATTGCTGGCAATTCCACGCCGACTCCAGGAGATGGTAATGATGGAAACACTACACCAGTAGACAAACTACCGACTCCCACCTATAAGGATGGTATGGTGTGGTTGGGCGAAGATGGCAGCCAACCAGAAGGCTTCTCAATCTCCACTAATGAAGaaggtttaaatattttgcgtAAAAAGCGTCAGCGTAATTTGCAAAAACTTGGTATTGGAGGTTTCAATGTGCGCATGCGTGGTATACGCAAAGAAAATGAAGAGCTTTACATGGGCACTTTAGAAAATCCATCCCTAACCGatgaaaagaagaagaaaattattaagaaaaaaatgaagtCCAAATTGTGCGAATCATATCCATCATATCTACAGGAAGCCTTCTTCGGCAAACCACTCTTAGATAATAAGGAATCATCACGCATTTCATTTGAAGACTCGGATGAATCAGATACAGGCGCATGTTTCTCCAGTGATAACTATAAACCAAACATCAAGGAAGCAAATAACTCGACTACAAATATACAGATTCCATCCAATCAACAACAAACTATGACACAACAAGGGCCGGAAAACAAACCTCAAGTAAAAATTGGTATACAGCAAAAGTTAGttaatgaaatttcaaaacCAGTGACAACAATGCCTTCTGTGGGTACCACCTCCACAACCACCAACACCTTGGAAACGGATCAATCAGATCTAACACAAAATATGCAgagaaatgttttaatttcatCGGCCAAAATTGAAGAAActttaaaagcaataaaaactgAAGATATTGTTTCAAAT ATGCCAACTGATTTTATTGCGAATTCAAACAATAATATGGGATTGAATTCTATTAAAATGGAAATGGG TGGTCAATATAATAATGTGAACCTAattcaaaataacaataacgTGAATATGCAACATATTCAGCAAAACAATAATCAAATACAGCAACAAACATTTATGGCTAACAATATCGGACTAAATAATCAACAGCaattgcagcagcaacaacaacaacaggccCAACAGCAAATGCAACACCAGTTACAGCAACAGCAaatacaacatcaacaacatcaaatgcagcagcaacagcatttgcagcaacaacaacaaatgcaacagCGTATGCAATATCAACAAACGCCGTATAACACAatgaatattcaaaataaacatCCTTCTCAGTATTTAACTCAAAAATCTGAAGATCCAatgttaagtcaaataaaaGTAGAAAGAGATGTTATGCTGGCACAAGCCACTGCCACAAGTGTTTCAAATGACTCTCAAGAAATGACGCAACAACTAGAGGAACCGGTCAAAGAGGCAGCTGTAGCTGGAACACAAAAAACCGCAGAAAAAATGCGAAAAGATGAAG ATTTGGGTGAGATGGCAACTATATCGGCTGTTTTATATGCCAACACTCAACATCCGGAGCTTAAACATTTATATCCTAATTGGAATGAACGTTGCAAACAAATTCTCAAAAAGTGGCGCTCACTGTCAACGGAAATGAAAGCTCCATTTTTGCAACACGCAAAAGATAATCGTTCCGTTTTGAGATTAAAAAGATCCCAACAG GAACCTGAAAAGATGTATTTCCAACAAAAGTCTTTAAAGGAACAAGAACAGGAAAGAGTATGGAAACAGCATCAGGCTAAAAACAAGGAAACCTatagtaataaatttaataaaaatg CATTTATGGGTGACTACTCACGATCGGAACCTACTACGCCCGTTGTCAATAGtaatgcaaataataataaacagccACAACAACCCATGTttgatatgaatatttttaccGACAATAATCCTCAAAACAAAATGCAATCGAATCTGTTGGGTTCGGCCAATGACAATAACATGAGCTCAATAATACCAAATCAATTAGCTTGCGACAACAACAAATCTCTAACGCAACTTGAACAACAAGACTCTTTCATGTCCACACTAAATCAAActattcaacaacaacaacaatctcaACAACCTCAACCTACAATGGATGCTGTAGCTAAAGTCTTCGACTCCAGCAAACCAGATTCAGCTCTTCAACTTTCCGAACGTAATGACATATTCTTAACGGATAAAAATTGGCCAGGAGTGTCTAAACTTACAGATTCTAAAGATCCCATGACTAGTGGGGTAGAAAAATTAGAAGCCGATGAGAATGCCGGTTTGGGTGACATTCTCGGTGGTTTTGCTGATGGCGATGATGACGATATACTTAAATCATTAACAGCTGAAATTGGTGATGATTTTAATATACTAGAGTACGCTGATCCAGAGTTAGATGAATTTAATGGCAgccaaaatcttttaaataaattggatTTTGACGAAAACCAAAAAACCATTTAA
- the LOC111678013 gene encoding histone-lysine N-methyltransferase 2C isoform X3 produces the protein MDLEIGLDLDIDEYELTNFSNQQSSAPTSELGDAGSPSSSLLNEDLIQTNNINILLKQCNTTTSAGSSCANTFFSNSSFTSLLGNDPILPIAEDKPSINSKRGPGRPRKENPLLSFRAPTKQQLQQTKKKPIKDPFTQSTYLNTFVIESPNMGFAEESTSNKPATVTTVHNEELPYFAEKYPGKVCILCNLCERSSLGQGDMLKITVNGETLKTAFASTSEILKTQDENQENSTDSGRKKALSTIKTKVTVNNECVNELDNVGHDEVPSLENIIFEGCFVYIHSMCAMWSLQLKRIEEDFVPNFEEMVSKSITRKCSFCLRYGASINCRMSCQKNYHLPCAAAAGCFLIIESFQAFCVEHISQVPFIAVDTNIECRQCCGLGDIAKLIMCCSCGAHYHTNCIGLANFPDSRSGWNCSQCCKCLICRQTENNENRSVKCEQCQKIYHTTCLRPIISSVPKYGWKCNRCRVCSDCGARTPGAGASSRWHCHYTICDSCYQQRNKGFSCPICHKAYRAASHKEMVKCSKCNKFVHSTCDDEADLNIYHVKKETNPDYDYVCQPCKSGKHLMSFASTDSLTTSADGFPRDLEAEFYDKDSGADYTNMVDPLKISKKRISLKELNRGGKMGKLIMGKGILSQFNRKRSVRGKGRQLLMLNSSSTPSTSSDLNSSQCSEDDMSLEKKLVLCSAKDKFILMQDICVMCGALGTDQEACLIGCVQCGQCYHPHCANVTLSKTMLQKGWRCLDCTVCEGCGQKNDEGRLILCDECDISYHIYCMSPPLDAVPNGNWKCKWCAICQKCGRNSPGKNSSWFNGFLECGPCASQAACFVCNQSYNENELIIQCSSCERWSHCLCDNIKNEEEANAFNDVDYHCKICRKDIVTPKVQPAKVSQGEKCTQKEVANVKPSANDTIQDNNSGAPLTTASANATINEAFENTDNTFWIDGVCVSEQGFNMIRSLTTEIKRKRKLRTDVVQKDSGIMSSIDSVIAGNSTPTPGDGNDGNTTPVDKLPTPTYKDGMVWLGEDGSQPEGFSISTNEEGLNILRKKRQRNLQKLGIGGFNVRMRGIRKENEELYMGTLENPSLTDEKKKKIIKKKMKSKLCESYPSYLQEAFFGKPLLDNKESSRISFEDSDESDTGACFSSDNYKPNIKEANNSTTNIQIPSNQQQTMTQQGPENKPQVKIGIQQKLVNEISKPVTTMPSVGTTSTTTNTLETDQSDLTQNMQRNVLISSAKIEETLKAIKTEDIVSNMPTDFIANSNNNMGLNSIKMEMGGQYNNVNLIQNNNNVNMQHIQQNNNQIQQQTFMANNIGLNNQQQLQQQQQQQAQQQMQHQLQQQQIQHQQHQMQQQQHLQQQQQMQQRMQYQQTPYNTMNIQNKHPSQYLTQKSEDPMLSQIKVERDVMLAQATATSVSNDSQEMTQQLEEPVKEAAVAGTQKTAEKMRKDEDLGEMATISAVLYANTQHPELKHLYPNWNERCKQILKKWRSLSTEMKAPFLQHAKDNRSVLRLKRSQQEPEKMYFQQKSLKEQEQERVWKQHQAKNKETYTFMGDYSRSEPTTPVVNSNANNNKQPQQPMFDMNIFTDNNPQNKMQSNLLGSANDNNMSSIIPNQLACDNNKSLTQLEQQDSFMSTLNQTIQQQQQSQQPQPTMDAVAKVFDSSKPDSALQLSERNDIFLTDKNWPGVSKLTDSKDPMTSGVEKLEADENAGLGDILGGFADGDDDDILKSLTAEIGDDFNILEYADPELDEFNGSQNLLNKLDFDENQKTI, from the exons ATGGATTTGGAGATTGGATTAGATTTGGATATTGATGAGTATGAATTGACCAATTTCAGCAACCAGCAGTCATCGG CACCTACTTCTGAGTTGGGAGATGCTGGGTCACCATCATCATCTCTGTTAAATGAAGAtctaatacaaacaaataatattaatatcctACTCAAACAGTGCAATACAACTACTAGTGCGGGCAGTAGCTGTGCCAACACATTTTTTTCCAACAGCTCGTTTACATCATTACTGGGAAATGATCCTATTTTGCCTATAGCGGAAGATAAACCCTCAATTAACTCGAAACGTGGCCCGGGACGTCCACGAAAAGAAAATCCACTGTTATCGTTTCGTGCACCAACAAAGcaacaattacaacaaacaaaaaagaaaccgATTAAAGATCCATTTACTCAATCGACATATCTGAATACGTTTGTGATTGAAAGTCCAAACATGGGGTTTGCCGAAGAATCAACATCTAACAAACCAGCAACGGTGACGACCGTCCACAATGAGGAATTGCCTTATTTTGCTGAAAAATATCCTGGAAAAGTatgcattttatgcaatttatgtGAACGTAGTTCACTAGGACAGGGCGACATGCTAAAGATTACTGTCAATGGAGAAACTTTAAAAACCGCTTTCGCCTCAACATCcgaaatattaaaaactcaaGACGAAAATCAAGAGAACAGCACAGATAGTGGTCGCAAAAAGGCATTGTCTACCATCAAGACAAAAGTTACTGTTAATAATGAATGTGTAAATGAATTAGATAATGTAGGTCATGATGAAGTGCCTTCCCTTGAGAATATTATTTTTGAGGGATGTTTCGTATACATTCATAGTATGTGTGCTATGTGGTCACTGCAACTGAAACGCATCGAGGAAGATTTTGTGCCGAATTTTGAGGAAATGGTGTCCAAAAGTATTACTCGTAAATGTTCATTCTGTTTGCGGTATGGTGCCAGTATAAACTGTCGCATGAGTTGTCAGAAAAACTATCATTTGCCATGTGCTGCTGCGGCTGGATGTTTTCTTATAATTGAATCTTTTCAAGCATTTTGCGTTGAACATATAAGTCAAGTACCATTTATAG CAGTGGATACCAATATTGAGTGTCGCCAATGCTGCGGTTTGGGAGACATAGCAAAACTTATAATGTGTTGTAGCTGTGGCGCTCATTACCACACTAATTGTATAGGATTAGCAAACTTTCCTG ATTCTCGATCTGGCTGGAATTGTTCGCAATgttgtaaatgtttaatttgtcgTCAAAcggaaaacaatgaaaatcgtTCTGTTAAATGTGAGCAATGTCAAAAAATATACCATACTACATGTTTGAGACCCATTATATCATCTGTACCCAAGTATGGCTGGAAATGCAac CGCTGTCGAGTATGTAGTGACTGCGGTGCTCGCACACCAGGCGCTGGCGCTTCCTCTAGATGGCATTGTCACTACACGATTTGTGATTCTTGTTATCAACAACGTAATAAAGGTTTTTCGTGTCCTATTTGCCATAAGGCATACCGAGCAGCTTCCCATAAAGAAATGGTGAAATGCAGCAAATGTAACAA GTTCGTTCACAGCACTTGTGACGATGAAgcagatttaaatatttaccatGTAAAAAAGGAAACGAATCCAGATTATGATTATGTTTGCCAACCATGTAAGTCGGGTAAGCATTTAATGTCTTTTGCCTCCACCGATTCTTTAACCACATCAGCTGATGGATTTCCGCGAGATTTGGAAGCGGAATTTTATGACAAGGACAGTGGAGCTGATTATACCAATATGGTAGATCcgttgaaaatttccaaaaaacgTATAAGTCTTAAGGAGTTGAATCGTGGCGGAAAAATGGGTAAACTGATTATGGGAAAGGGAATTCTCAGTCAGTTCAATCGTAAACGTAGTGTACGTGGCAAGGGAAGACAATTGTTAATGTTGAACTCTTCGTCAACTCCCTCTACGAGTAGTGATTTGAATAGTTCTCAATGCTCCGAAGATGATATGTCGTTGGAAAAGAAATTGGTTTTATGTTCGGCTAAAGACAAATTTATTCTCATGCAAGATATTTGTGTCATGTGTGGTGCCTTAGGTACAGACCAAGAAGCATGTTTGATTGGATGTGTTCAATGTGGCCAATGTTATCACCCACACTGTGCCAATGTAACGCTTTCAAAAACAATGCTTCAAAAGGGCTGGCGTTGCTTAGACTGCACAGTATGTGAAGGTTGTGGACAGAAGAATGATGAAGGTAGGCTAATATTATGCGACGAATGTGATATTTCCTACCACATCTACTGCATGAGTCCACCATTAGACGCTGTACCTAATGGTAATTGGAAATGTAAATGGTGTGCTATTTGTCAAAAATGTGGTCGCAATTCACCGGGTAAGAACTCGTCCTGGTTTAATGGCTTTTTAGAGTGTGGACCCTGTGCAAGCCAAGCTGCTTGTTTTGTCTGTAATCAATCGTATAATGAAAATGAACTAATCATACAATGTAGTAGTTGTGAACGCTGGTCACACTGCCTATGCgacaatataaaaaatgaagaaGAAGCTAACGCTTTTAATGATGTTGATTATCATTGTAAAATATGCCGCAAGGACATTGTTACACCGAAAGTTCAACCAGCAAAGGTGTCACAAGGTGAAAAATGTACTCAGAAAGAAGTGGCAAATGTTAAACCATCGGCCAATGATACAATACAAGACAATAATAGTGGTGCTCCACTAACAACCGCTTCTGCAAATGCAACTATAAATGAAGCTTTCGAAAACACGGACAACACATTCTGGATAGATGGCGTTTGCGTTAGCGAACAAGGATTCAATATGATTCGCTCTCTGACTacggaaataaaaagaaaacgcaAATTACGTACGGATGTTGTACAGAAAGACTCAGGTATTATGTCATCCATAGATTCGGTAATTGCTGGCAATTCCACGCCGACTCCAGGAGATGGTAATGATGGAAACACTACACCAGTAGACAAACTACCGACTCCCACCTATAAGGATGGTATGGTGTGGTTGGGCGAAGATGGCAGCCAACCAGAAGGCTTCTCAATCTCCACTAATGAAGaaggtttaaatattttgcgtAAAAAGCGTCAGCGTAATTTGCAAAAACTTGGTATTGGAGGTTTCAATGTGCGCATGCGTGGTATACGCAAAGAAAATGAAGAGCTTTACATGGGCACTTTAGAAAATCCATCCCTAACCGatgaaaagaagaagaaaattattaagaaaaaaatgaagtCCAAATTGTGCGAATCATATCCATCATATCTACAGGAAGCCTTCTTCGGCAAACCACTCTTAGATAATAAGGAATCATCACGCATTTCATTTGAAGACTCGGATGAATCAGATACAGGCGCATGTTTCTCCAGTGATAACTATAAACCAAACATCAAGGAAGCAAATAACTCGACTACAAATATACAGATTCCATCCAATCAACAACAAACTATGACACAACAAGGGCCGGAAAACAAACCTCAAGTAAAAATTGGTATACAGCAAAAGTTAGttaatgaaatttcaaaacCAGTGACAACAATGCCTTCTGTGGGTACCACCTCCACAACCACCAACACCTTGGAAACGGATCAATCAGATCTAACACAAAATATGCAgagaaatgttttaatttcatCGGCCAAAATTGAAGAAActttaaaagcaataaaaactgAAGATATTGTTTCAAAT ATGCCAACTGATTTTATTGCGAATTCAAACAATAATATGGGATTGAATTCTATTAAAATGGAAATGGG TGGTCAATATAATAATGTGAACCTAattcaaaataacaataacgTGAATATGCAACATATTCAGCAAAACAATAATCAAATACAGCAACAAACATTTATGGCTAACAATATCGGACTAAATAATCAACAGCaattgcagcagcaacaacaacaacaggccCAACAGCAAATGCAACACCAGTTACAGCAACAGCAaatacaacatcaacaacatcaaatgcagcagcaacagcatttgcagcaacaacaacaaatgcaacagCGTATGCAATATCAACAAACGCCGTATAACACAatgaatattcaaaataaacatCCTTCTCAGTATTTAACTCAAAAATCTGAAGATCCAatgttaagtcaaataaaaGTAGAAAGAGATGTTATGCTGGCACAAGCCACTGCCACAAGTGTTTCAAATGACTCTCAAGAAATGACGCAACAACTAGAGGAACCGGTCAAAGAGGCAGCTGTAGCTGGAACACAAAAAACCGCAGAAAAAATGCGAAAAGATGAAG ATTTGGGTGAGATGGCAACTATATCGGCTGTTTTATATGCCAACACTCAACATCCGGAGCTTAAACATTTATATCCTAATTGGAATGAACGTTGCAAACAAATTCTCAAAAAGTGGCGCTCACTGTCAACGGAAATGAAAGCTCCATTTTTGCAACACGCAAAAGATAATCGTTCCGTTTTGAGATTAAAAAGATCCCAACAG GAACCTGAAAAGATGTATTTCCAACAAAAGTCTTTAAAGGAACAAGAACAGGAAAGAGTATGGAAACAGCATCAGGCTAAAAACAAGGAAACCTata CATTTATGGGTGACTACTCACGATCGGAACCTACTACGCCCGTTGTCAATAGtaatgcaaataataataaacagccACAACAACCCATGTttgatatgaatatttttaccGACAATAATCCTCAAAACAAAATGCAATCGAATCTGTTGGGTTCGGCCAATGACAATAACATGAGCTCAATAATACCAAATCAATTAGCTTGCGACAACAACAAATCTCTAACGCAACTTGAACAACAAGACTCTTTCATGTCCACACTAAATCAAActattcaacaacaacaacaatctcaACAACCTCAACCTACAATGGATGCTGTAGCTAAAGTCTTCGACTCCAGCAAACCAGATTCAGCTCTTCAACTTTCCGAACGTAATGACATATTCTTAACGGATAAAAATTGGCCAGGAGTGTCTAAACTTACAGATTCTAAAGATCCCATGACTAGTGGGGTAGAAAAATTAGAAGCCGATGAGAATGCCGGTTTGGGTGACATTCTCGGTGGTTTTGCTGATGGCGATGATGACGATATACTTAAATCATTAACAGCTGAAATTGGTGATGATTTTAATATACTAGAGTACGCTGATCCAGAGTTAGATGAATTTAATGGCAgccaaaatcttttaaataaattggatTTTGACGAAAACCAAAAAACCATTTAA